The genomic region TGTCCAGTTGCGAACATTGATCCAGAACGAGCAACAGCAACATTTGCTTCCGTTGGCGACAACACGTGactcacctccactctctcGAGATTTCTCTGGTTGAGAGGCAGCAACAACACTCACTCGACTTCAATTTCATCCTTGCACACAACCATGGAACCAAGTCCACAGGCCGAGCAGTCAATTCAGGCCGATCAACCCATGCTGGTTGATGAGGTCGCTACTGTTGCTGAGGCTTCGGCAGCGGACACCGACATCCCTGCCCAGCCCgaggcgtcgagctcccGAACCCCACACCCAcgcaagggcaaggacgacgagccgcaGGAGCCGCTGGAGGATGTCCTCCGCCGGCGGACAACCATCATTCAGGAGGGCGACAACGTCTTGCTCCGCCTTCCCAGCGACACCGTCAAGGCTGTCGTCGCTTCCAAGGACGGACTCGTGCAGCTGGGGAAATTTGGCGCCTTCCCTGCCAAATACCTCGTCGGATTGCACTACGACATTACCTACGAAATAGTTCCTAATCCCGACGCACCCGCGGCTACAGACGTGGCGGATGTcatggaggaggcggtgtTCGGGCAGGCCAAGGGAAAGAAgagcaagaagaagggggGAAAGAAGGCGGGCAAGCAGGACACGCCAGGGTTCAAGAATATGCTCCGCCCGCTGCGGCCTCGCGGCatggtcgacgccgtcatTGGTGAGCTGGTGGAGCGTATCgagagctgacatcagacgACATCAAGGAGACGAACGAGTTCAtcgacgactcggaggaGAACCGCGGCGCTCTGCTGTCGCAGGACGAGAtcaacgagctcaaggcgcaAGGTGTGGGCGCGGAGGAGATGATCCGGCGGCAGATGGAGCGGCACGAGCAGTTTGAGCTCAAGACCGACTTCAGCAAGGAGAAGTGGCTCAAGCGGAAAGAGAAGAAGTGAGCTCCCCAATCGATTAccagctgacgccaggtACCTGCAGACGATCCACCCGCTCGCGCCATCTAGCATCAATGTCGTGAACCACTACGCACAACGGTCAGCGCAGAGTATCCTTTTCCTGCGTGAGGACACCCTCTCGCAGCTGCTCAACCTGAGTAATGTGCGGCCCGGTGGCCGCTACCTGGTGGTGGACGACACGGGCGGTCTTGTTACGGCTGCCCTGGCTGACCGGATGGGGTGCGAGGGGCGCATCCTGCTGTTCACCGACGCGGACTCGCCGCCCGCATGGGGCGTGCTCAACATCATGAACTtcagcgagcgcgagctcgcgtgcATCAAGTGGCTGAACTGGATGGAAGCGGACGAGGAATACGAGCGTCCCGCACCTCCCGGCGAGGATGGGATGCCTGCGATCGCTGAGGCCAAGACTGCGGCCCGGTTGAGACGGCATAGAGCGCAGGTCGCTGAGCTCAACGCCACTCGTGCAGAGCTCCACGCCGGAGGATGGGACGGAATTGTGTTGGCCACAGAAATGTCGCCTATCTCGGTCATCAACCGTCTCACGCGCTACCTCATGGGCTCGGGGACCCTCACTGTCTACTCGCCGTTCCAGCAAGTTCTCGCCGAGTCCCTCCAGCACCTGCGCCGGAACCAACATTACCTCGCGACGCAGCTCACCGAGTCGTGGTCGCGCACTTACCAGGTGCTCCCGGGACGCACGCATCCCCTCATGACGACGAGTGCGATGAGCGGATACCTCCTCCACGCGACGCGAGTGTGAGTATAGCTAATTTCGTCGAAcgaagctgacagcagcatTCCGTCATCGTTCGTGCCCGAGAGCCACCAGCGGCATCTCAAGCGGCGCAAAAAGGCCAACGGAGCCGCTGAGGGAAcgggcgaggccgaggttgacgagtAGGAGTAGATCTGCATGCATTGTTGCACTGGTTCCTGTCAAGTTTGACCTGGGAGGTGTGTTGGATGACGCGATGACCACGTGGTTGGTGGCCAAAGCCAAGTTGACTATCGATTGATGATCGCCAGTTGAGGCTTGTCGCATCACAACTATCTTgacatcatcatcatggAGGCAAAGCCCGGCCTTTTCTCCGGGCTCAGCTTGCGCCGCCCCACACCGACGGGGACGATTGCGCATCCGCTCCTCGGTGCGACCTCGCCCGAGtcggacggcgagcgcgagctcaaggaACTGCCATACAAGCCGCGGCAGAGAGCACCTTCCCCAGCGAGTCCAGGGCGCGTTGCCAACGACTCGTCCTCTGCCCAGCTAcagccagcgccgcctgcgATTACGACGAGCACAGTGGCGTCCTTCGCCCCAGAAGAAGCTGGCGCAGCGGGCCGGTTACAGCTCCAGAGCCTCAAGGCGGCCGCACAACGGATTGGCCTGAGCAACGGGagcatgggcatgggcatggtCGACTCGATATTTGAGAAGGGCTcgcgggcgcgcgccgacggcgactgggccgacctcctcaaggcccTCACCACTGGCAAGGTGAGCTGTACGACGGTAGCGCTGACAATAGGCTATCATCCTcctgccttcctcgccggcgtccAGTTTGCCCATGACGCCGCAGACGCTGCGTGACCACATCGCATTCCTCTCGCCCGCACTCCCTACCCCATCAGGGCCTGCTAGCGTGCTCGTCACCCTCTCCGGCCTCGTGGGCTCGCTGCAGAGCGGGACTGTGACCTTTGAGAGCTGCGTCCCACCAGATTCATCGCTCCTCCACGCCCTCCGCAACGAGGACCATCGGGCTGGCGTCCTCAGCCGGCTGCGCCCAAcccacctcgccgctcctcctctcccctccctcccctcacCCTATCCGCCCTTCACCCTCGCGCCCGAGAGCACGTCCCTGTCGTTCCCGCCCCTTGGGCGGGGTGCGCCCGAGAAGCGCCCTGATCCACGCCGATACCCTTTCATGTCGCTGTTTGGGAGTAGCCCGTCAACTCCCCGGACCACCGGTGCCCTCACTCCGGACAGGCCAGCGAGTCCCAACGCAAGCGGTCGGACCTCGCCAAGACCCAGCGTGATgagcctcgaggacgaaCATGGCGAAGGGTACTCTGTGGCTGCGTacgtcgtcgaccgcgGGATTCGGTACACCGAGGTTCACAAGgcgctcgtcaaggccgtcCGTGGCGTCGTGCGTGCCGAACTCGAGGGTTTACCGGACCGCGTGGTTGACAAGGTCCTCCGCTTCGTCACGGGCTCCGTGTGTCCCGTCTCCGGCGGAGTAGATGGTGCCCTCCTCAAGGCACaccacctcggcctgggAGCCGGGGACAGTGACGTGCCCCTGGATTTCTCTAATTCAACTGTCGCGGGCGAGAGGTCGCAGGACTTCATGGAGGGCGTTTacgacgacctcgtgcAACACT from Cutaneotrichosporon cavernicola HIS019 DNA, chromosome: 2 harbors:
- the TRM6 gene encoding uncharacterized protein (Gcd10p family), which codes for MEPSPQAEQSIQADQPMLVDEVATVAEASAADTDIPAQPEASSSRTPHPRKGKDDEPQEPLEDVLRRRTTIIQEGDNVLLRLPSDTVKAVVASKDGLVQLGKFGAFPAKYLVGLHYDITYEIVPNPDAPAATDVADVMEEAVFGQAKGKKSKKKGGKKAGKQDTPGFKNMLRPLRPRGMVDAVIDDIKETNEFIDDSEENRGALLSQDEINELKAQGVGAEEMIRRQMERHEQFELKTDFSKEKWLKRKEKKYLQTIHPLAPSSINVVNHYAQRSAQSILFLREDTLSQLLNLSNVRPGGRYLVVDDTGGLVTAALADRMGCEGRILLFTDADSPPAWGVLNIMNFSERELACIKWLNWMEADEEYERPAPPGEDGMPAIAEAKTAARLRRHRAQVAELNATRAELHAGGWDGIVLATEMSPISVINRLTRYLMGSGTLTVYSPFQQVLAESLQHLRRNQHYLATQLTESWSRTYQVLPGRTHPLMTTSAMSGYLLHATRVIPSSFVPESHQRHLKRRKKANGAAEGTGEAEVDE